A region from the Arachis ipaensis cultivar K30076 chromosome B01, Araip1.1, whole genome shotgun sequence genome encodes:
- the LOC107643401 gene encoding UBP1-associated proteins 1C isoform X1, producing the protein MVWFQCEDCGDNLKKPKLAGHFRSCSAYRLSCIDCGETFGQDTVQNHTQCMTEAEKYGPKGQVKNGAPAKPNKDGNKQKPDVDINVGLSERPPWFCSLCNTQATSKQTLLLHADGKKHRAKARAYHASKQPPPQTDKSAPDAKIVSEAAPNEATDGKNAEQPKLEESSKQDNLKSGDKISSAKKRKLEASEGDLIKKCRNDISVDTGNGEVIQGEEAEGKVESAVKNKIKWKKFIKSALKSQPDGTLKMKKLKKVVLKALQESGVVVDETEFSEALQQKINSSSRFAVEGKYVQLVAKD; encoded by the exons ATGGTTTGGTTTCAATGCGAGGACTGCGGCGACAACCTCAAGAAGCCCAAGTTGGCTGGTCACTTCCGAAGCTGCTCCGCTTACAGG TTATCATGCATTGACTGTGGTGAAACTTTTGGCCAAGACACCGTTCAGAACCACACTCAGTGTATGACCGAAGCG GAAAAGTATGGTCCAAAGGGGCAAGTCAAGAATGGTGCACCTGCAAAGCCTAACAAGGATGGCAACAAGCAAAAGCCTGATGTTGATATCAATGTCGGTTTGTCCGAACGCCCTCCATGGTTTTGTAG TCTTTGCAATACACAAGCTACCAGCAAGCAAACACTTCTTCTCCATGCCGATGGGAAGAAACATCGGGCAAAAGCCCGAGCATACCATGCTTCTAAGCAACCACCGCCCCAGACAGACAAATCTGCACCTGATGCTAAGATTGTGTCGGAGGCTGCTCCTAATGAGGCTACAGACGGCAAAAATGCAGAGCAGCCAAAATTAGAAGAGTCTTCTAAACAAGATAATTTGAAATCAGGGGACAAAATTTCTTCAGCAAAAAAGAGGAAACTTGAAGCGTCGGAGGGTGATCTTATTAAAAAATGCAGGAATGACATTTCTGTTGACACTGGAAATGGAGAAGTTATTCAGGGTGAAGAAGCAGAAGGGAAAGTAGAATCTGCtgtcaaaaataaaattaagtggAAGAAGTTTATCAAATCAGCTCTGAAATCT CAACCTGATGGAactttgaagatgaagaaactGAAAAAAGTTGTCCTTAAGGCACTGCAGGAATCTGGCGTCGTAGTGGATGAAACT
- the LOC107643401 gene encoding UBP1-associated proteins 1C isoform X3 produces MVWFQCEDCGDNLKKPKLAGHFRSCSAYRLSCIDCGETFGQDTVQNHTQCMTEAEKYGPKGQVKNGAPAKPNKDGNKQKPDVDINVGLSERPPWFCSLCNTQATSKQTLLLHADGKKHRAKARAYHASKQPPPQTDKSAPDAKIVSEAAPNEATDGKNAEQPKLEESSKQDNLKSGDKISSAKKRKLEASEGDLIKKCRNDISVDTGNGEVIQGEEAEGKVESAVKNKIKWKKFIKSALKSI; encoded by the exons ATGGTTTGGTTTCAATGCGAGGACTGCGGCGACAACCTCAAGAAGCCCAAGTTGGCTGGTCACTTCCGAAGCTGCTCCGCTTACAGG TTATCATGCATTGACTGTGGTGAAACTTTTGGCCAAGACACCGTTCAGAACCACACTCAGTGTATGACCGAAGCG GAAAAGTATGGTCCAAAGGGGCAAGTCAAGAATGGTGCACCTGCAAAGCCTAACAAGGATGGCAACAAGCAAAAGCCTGATGTTGATATCAATGTCGGTTTGTCCGAACGCCCTCCATGGTTTTGTAG TCTTTGCAATACACAAGCTACCAGCAAGCAAACACTTCTTCTCCATGCCGATGGGAAGAAACATCGGGCAAAAGCCCGAGCATACCATGCTTCTAAGCAACCACCGCCCCAGACAGACAAATCTGCACCTGATGCTAAGATTGTGTCGGAGGCTGCTCCTAATGAGGCTACAGACGGCAAAAATGCAGAGCAGCCAAAATTAGAAGAGTCTTCTAAACAAGATAATTTGAAATCAGGGGACAAAATTTCTTCAGCAAAAAAGAGGAAACTTGAAGCGTCGGAGGGTGATCTTATTAAAAAATGCAGGAATGACATTTCTGTTGACACTGGAAATGGAGAAGTTATTCAGGGTGAAGAAGCAGAAGGGAAAGTAGAATCTGCtgtcaaaaataaaattaagtggAAGAAGTTTATCAAATCAGCTCTGAAATCT ATATGA
- the LOC107643401 gene encoding UBP1-associated proteins 1C isoform X2, with the protein MVWFQCEDCGDNLKKPKLAGHFRSCSAYRLSCIDCGETFGQDTVQNHTQCMTEAEKYGPKGQVKNGAPAKPNKDGNKQKPDVDINVGLSERPPWFCSLCNTQATSKQTLLLHADGKKHRAKARAYHASKQPPPQTDKSAPDAKIVSEAAPNEATDGKNAEQPKLEESSKQDNLKSGDKISSAKKRKLEASEGDLIKKCRNDISVDTGNGEVIQGEEAEGKVESAVKNKIKWKKFIKSALKSMII; encoded by the exons ATGGTTTGGTTTCAATGCGAGGACTGCGGCGACAACCTCAAGAAGCCCAAGTTGGCTGGTCACTTCCGAAGCTGCTCCGCTTACAGG TTATCATGCATTGACTGTGGTGAAACTTTTGGCCAAGACACCGTTCAGAACCACACTCAGTGTATGACCGAAGCG GAAAAGTATGGTCCAAAGGGGCAAGTCAAGAATGGTGCACCTGCAAAGCCTAACAAGGATGGCAACAAGCAAAAGCCTGATGTTGATATCAATGTCGGTTTGTCCGAACGCCCTCCATGGTTTTGTAG TCTTTGCAATACACAAGCTACCAGCAAGCAAACACTTCTTCTCCATGCCGATGGGAAGAAACATCGGGCAAAAGCCCGAGCATACCATGCTTCTAAGCAACCACCGCCCCAGACAGACAAATCTGCACCTGATGCTAAGATTGTGTCGGAGGCTGCTCCTAATGAGGCTACAGACGGCAAAAATGCAGAGCAGCCAAAATTAGAAGAGTCTTCTAAACAAGATAATTTGAAATCAGGGGACAAAATTTCTTCAGCAAAAAAGAGGAAACTTGAAGCGTCGGAGGGTGATCTTATTAAAAAATGCAGGAATGACATTTCTGTTGACACTGGAAATGGAGAAGTTATTCAGGGTGAAGAAGCAGAAGGGAAAGTAGAATCTGCtgtcaaaaataaaattaagtggAAGAAGTTTATCAAATCAGCTCTGAAATCT ATGATCATATAG
- the LOC107643433 gene encoding threonine synthase 1, chloroplastic — MVSSSLFNPSFSTLTPKPTNPTTNRKNRLAPNVIACTSSTYDSSSPTTSTNSHPPTAPPANHSRRNAEENIKDEARRHRSASGSDSRGFTARYVPFNAGFDSAEWYSLDDIVYRSRSGGLLDVQHDMEALSRFDGAYWRSLFDSRVGKTAWPYGSGVWSKKEWVLPEIDPDDIVSAFEGNSNLFWAERFGKQYLSMNDLWVKHCGISHTGSFKDLGMTVLVSQVQLLCKLNRTVVGVGCASTGDTSAALSAYCAAAGIPSIVFLPANKISTAQLVQPIANGALVLSIDTDFDGCMKLIREITSELPIYLANSLNSLRLEGQKTAAIEILQQFDWEVPDWVIVPGGNLGNIYAFYKGFKLCRDLGLVDRIPRLVCAQAANANPLYRYYKSGWKEFKAVTAKSTFASAIQIGDPVSIDRAVFALRNSEGIVEEASEEELMDAMAQADSTGMFICPHTGVALTALIKLRRSGVIGPTDRTVVVSTAHGLKFTQSKTDYHSGAIPGMGRFANPPVTVNPDFGSVMDVLRGFLKSDRLNKKSL; from the exons ATGGTGTCATCATCGTTGTTCAACCCTTCCTTCTCCACTCTCACCCCAAAACCTACTAATCCAACTACCAACAGAAAAAACCGCCTCGCCCCCAACGTAATAGCATGCACCTCATCCACATACGATTCCTCCTCTCCCACCACAAGCACAAACTCTCACCCACCGACGGCGCCGCCGGCAAACCACAGCCGCCGCAACGCCGAAGAGAACATCAAGGACGAGGCACGCCGCCACCGCTCGGCTTCCGGTAGCGACAGCCGAGGCTTCACGGCGAGGTACGTTCCCTTCAACGCGGGATTCGACTCGGCGGAATGGTACTCCCTGGATGATATCGTGTACCGTAGCCGCTCTGGCGGGCTGCTTGACGTTCAACACGACATGGAGGCGCTGTCGAGGTTCGACGGTGCGTACTGGCGCTCTCTGTTCGACTCGCGAGTGGGGAAGACTGCGTGGCCGTACGGCTCCGGCGTATGGAGCAAGAAGGAGTGGGTGCTACCGGAGATCGACCCCGACGACATCGTTAGCGCCTTCGAAGGAAACTCCAACCTCTTCTGGGCCGAACGGTTCGGAAAACAGTACCTCTCCATGAACGACCTTTGGGTCAAGCACTGCGGCATCAGCCACACCGGAAGCTTCAAGGACCTGGGCATGACCGTCCTCGTCAGCCAGGTACAAC tattatgcaagTTGAACCGGACGGTTGTAGGGGTTGGGTGCGCTTCAACAGGTGACACGTCAGCGGCTCTCTCGGCGTACTGCGCGGCGGCGGGGATCCCTTCCATCGTGTTCCTTCCCGCGAACAAGATCTCAACGGCACAACTGGTTCAGCCGATTGCGAACGGCGCGTTGGTTTTGAGCATCGACACCGATTTCGACGGCTGCATGAAGCTGATTCGTGAGATCACTTCAGAGTTACCTATCTACTTGGCGAACTCGCTGAACAGCCTGAGGCTGGAAGGTCAGAAAACCGCGGCTATTGAGATTCTTCAGCAGTTCGATTGGGAGGTTCCCGATTGGGTCATCGTTCCCGGCGGAAACCTAGGGAACATCTACGCCTTCTACAAGGGATTCAAATTGTGCAGGGATTTAGGGCTCGTGGATAGGATCCCGAGGCTCGTTTGCGCTCAAGCCGCGAACGCGAATCCTCTGTACCGGTACTACAAGAGCGGGTGGAAGGAGTTTAAGGCCGTGACCGCGAAATCGACGTTCGCTTCTGCAATACAGATTGGCGATCCGGTTTCTATTGATAGGGCGGTGTTTGCGCTGAGAAATTCGGAGGGGATTGTTGAGGAGGCGAGCGAGGAGGAGCTGATGGATGCCATGGCGCAAGCTGATTCGACGGGTATGTTCATATGTCCGCACACTGGGGTGGCTTTGACGGCTCTGATTAAGCTTCGGAGGAGTGGGGTGATAGGGCCCACTGATCGGACGGTGGTGGTTAGCACTGCCCATGGGTTGAAGTTCACTCAGAGTAAGACTGATTATCATTCTGGTGCTATTCCTGGGATGGGTCGGTTCGCTAACCCACCCGTGACGGTGAATCCGGATTTCGGATCCGTGATGGATGTGCTCAGGGGTTTCTTGAAGAGTGACCGCCTAAACAAGAAGTCACTTTGA
- the LOC107643446 gene encoding myosin-17 — MSAVVNIIAGSHVWVEDPVQAWIGGEVSKINGEEVHVRTAEGKIVVKNISKVFPKDNEAPPGGVDDMTKLSYLHEPGVLHNLAARYELNEIYTYTGNILIAINPFQRLPHLYDTHMMEQYKGAAFGELSPHVFAVADVAYRAMINEGKSNSILVSGESGAGKTETTKMLMRYLAYLGGRSGVEGRTVEQQVLESNPVLEAFGNAKTVRNNNSSRFGKFVEIQFDNKGRISGAAIRTYLLERSRVCQISDPERNYHCFYLLCAAPAEEREKYKLGSPSSFHYLSQSNCYELDGVDDAHEYLATRRAMDVVGISEEEQEAIFRVVAAVLHLGNIEFAKGEEIDSSVIKDEKSRFHLNTTAELLKCDAKSLEDALIKRVMVTPEEVITRTLDPVAAVGSRDALAKTVYSRLFDWLVEKINNSIGQDPNSKSIIGVLDIYGFESFKFNSFEQFCINFTNEKLQQHFNQHVFKMEQEEYTKEEIDWSYIEFVDNQDVLDLIEKKPGGIIALLDEACMFPKSTHETFAQKLYQTFKNNKRFIKPKLSRTSFTISHYAGEVTYLADMFLDKNKDYVVAEHQDLLTASKCSFVAGLFPPSPPESSKSSKFSSIGSRFKLQLQSLMETLNSTEPHYIRCVKPNNVLKPAIFENLNIIQQLRCGGVLEAIRISCAGYPTRRTFYEFLNRFGVLAPEVLDGNYDDKVACQMILDKMGMKGYQIGKTKVFLRAGQMAELDARRAEVLGNAARVLQRQIRTHIARKEFKELRQAAVCLQSNLRGILARKLYEQLRREAAALKIEKNFKGYIARKSFLSVRSSAIIIQTGLRAMKARDEFRFRKQTKAAIHIQANLRRQIAFSYYKKLQKAAIVTQCGWRRRVARKELRMLKMAARETGALKEAKDKLEKRVEELTWRLQIEKRLRTDLEEEKAHEIAKLQDALHAMQIQVDEANARAVKEREAARKAIEEAPPVIKETPVLVQDTEKINSLTSEVNSLKESLLLEIGGKEEARKAQAEAEARNKELIKKVEDSDRKVEQLQELIQRLEEKISNSESENQVLRQQALAVSPTGKALTARPRTMIIQRIPENGNTPNGEAKIGSDMVLAVSNVREPESEGKPQKSLNEKQQENQDLLIKCISQDLGFSGGKPIAACVIYKCLLHWRSFEVERTSVFDRIIQTIASAVEAQDNTDVLAYWLSNTSTLLLLLQRTLKASGAASLTPQRRRTASSSLFGRMSQGLRASPQTAGLPFLNGRGLSRLDDLRQVEAKYPALLFKQQLTAFLEKIYGMIRDNLKKEISPLLGLCIQAPRTSRQSLVKGRSHANAVAQQALIAHWQSIVKSLNNSLKIMKANYAPPFLVRKVFTQIFSFINVQLFNSLLLRRECCSFSNGEYVKTGLAELEQWCLDATEEYTGSAWEELKHIRQAVGFLVIHQKPKKSLNEITKELCPVLSIQQLYRISTMYWDDKYGTHSVSTDVITSMRAMMSEDSNNAVSTSFLLDDDSSIPFSVDDISKSMEPVEVADIDPPPLIRENSGFGFLLARSE, encoded by the exons ATG TCTGCAGTAGTGAATATTATTGCTGGTTCTCATGTCTGGGTTGAAGATCCAGTGCAAGCATGGATTGGTGGAGAAGTTTCTAAAATCAATGGAGAAGAAGTTCATGTTCGCACTGCAGAGGGGAAAATA GTTGTAAAAAATATCTCAAAGGTTTTTCCTAAGGATAATGAAGCACCTCCTGGTGGTGTAGATGATATGACAAAGCTTTCATACTTGCATGAACCAGGAGTTCTGCACAACTTGGCGGCTAGATATGAACTCAATGAAATTTAT ACATATACTGGAAATATTCTGATTGCAATAAACCCATTCCAAAGGTTACCACATCTATATGATACTCACATGATGGAACAATACAAAGGAGCTGCATTTGGTGAGTTGAGTCCCCATGTTTTCGCAGTTGCTGATGTTGCATACAG GGCAATGATCAATGAAGGAAAAAGCAACTCAATCCTGGTTAGTGGCGAGAGTGGGGCTGGTAAGACGGAGACAACAAAGATGCTTATGCGATATCTTGCATATCTTGGAGGCCGATCTGGTGTAGAAGGGCGAACAGTTGAACAACAAGTTCTAGAA TCCAATCCAGTTCTTGAAGCATTTGGGAATGCCAAAACAGTGAGAAACAATAATTCAAG TCGTTTTGGTAAATTTGTTGAGATACAATTTGACAACAAGGGAAGGATATCTGGAGCTGCTATACGGACATATTTGCTCGAGAGGTCACGAGTGTGTCAAATTTCAGATCCGGAAAGAAATTACCATTGCTTTTACCTTCTTTGTGCAGCACCAGCTGAG GAAAGAGAGAAGTATAAGCTGGGCAGTCCTAGCTCTTTCCACTACTTAAGTCAATCCAACTGTTATGAGCTGGATGGAGTGGATGATGCACATGAATATCTTGCAACACGAAGGGCAATGGATGTTGTTGGAATCAGTGAGGAGGAGCAG GAGGCAATATTTAGGGTTGTCGCAGCAGTCTTGCACCTTGGAAATATTGAATTTGCAAAAGGAGAGGAGATTGACTCTTCTGTCATCAAGGATGAGAAATCTAGGTTCCATCTTAATACGACTGCTGAACTTCTCAA GTGTGATGCTAAGAGCTTGGAAGATGCACTGATAAAGCGTGTGATGGTAACACCTGAGGAGGTCATTACAAGAACCCTTGATCCTGTTGCAGCTGTTGGTAGCAGGGATGCATTAGCCAAAACTGTTTACTCACGCTTGTTTGATTG GCTTGTGGAGAAGATTAACAATTCAATTGGGCAAGATCCAAATTCTAAATCTATCATTGGAGTTCTTGATATCTATGGGTTTGAAAGTTTTAAATTCAATAG ttttgAGCAGTTCTGTATTAATTTTACGAATGAGAAGTTGCAACAACACTTTAATCAG CATGTATTTAAAATGGAGCAAGAAGAATACACCAAGGAAGAGATTGATTGGAGTTACATAGAATTTGTTGACAACCAAGATGTTCTGGATTTGATTGAAAAG AAACCTGGAGGAATAATTGCACTTCTTGATGAAGCCTG TATGTTTCCTAAGTCTACACATGAAACATTTGCTCAGAAGTTGTACCAGACATTCAAAAACAACAAGCGGTTTATCAAACCTAAACTTTCTCGGACTAGTTTTACCATATCTCACTATGCAGGGGAG GTGACATATCTGGCTGATATGTTTCTTGACAAAAACAAGGATTATGTGGTCGCAGAACATCAGGATCTGCTGACAGCCTCAAAATGTTCATTTGTGGCTGGTCTATTTCCCCCTTCCCCACCGGAGTCTTCAAAATCTTCAAAGTTCTCTTCAATTGGATCTCGTTTCAAG TTACAACTTCAATCTTTGATGGAGACCTTAAATTCAACAGAACCTCATTATATCAGATGTGTCAAGCCAAACAATGTTCTCAAGCCCgctatttttgaaaatctcaatATCATCCAACAATTGCGCTGTGGT GGTGTTCTTGAGGCAATTAGAATCAGCTGTGCTGGATATCCTACAAGACGGACTTTTTACGAGTTTCTTAACCGATTTGGTGTTCTTGCCCCTGAAGTTCTGGATGGAAA CTATGATGATAAAGTTGCTTGTCAAATGATACTGGATAAGATGGGTATGAAAGGCTATCAG ATAGGCAAGACAAAAGTTTTCCTAAGAGCTGGTCAAATGGCTGAGTTGGATGCAAGAAGAGCAGAGGTTCTTGGAAATGCAGCTAGAGTCCTTCAGAGGCAAATACGTACACATATTGCACGCAAGGAATTCAAAGAGTTGCGTCAAGCTGCAGTCTGTTTGCAATCTAATTTGAGAG GAATATTGGCCCGGAAGCTCTATGAGCAGTTGCGTCGTGAAGCAGCAGCTCTGAAAATAGAAAAGAACTTCAAAGGATACATTGCTAGGAAATCTTTCTTAAGTGTACGATCGTCTGCAATAATAATACAGACAGGTTTAAGGGCTATGAAGGCTCGTGATGAATTTAGATTTAGAAAGCAAACAAAGGCTGCAATTCATATCCAG GCTAATTTGCGCCGGCAAATTGCATTTTCATATTATAAAAAGTTGCAAAAGGCTGCAATTGTTACTCAGTGTGGCTGGAGGAGAAGGGTTGCTAGGAAGGAACTTAGAATGCTCAAAATG GCTGCAAGAGAAACAGGGGCTCTTAAGGAAGCAAAGGACAAACTAGAGAAGCGTGTAGAAGAACTTACATGGCGTTTGCAAATTGAGAAGCGTTTGAGG ACTGATTTGGAAGAGGAAAAGGCACATGAAATTGCCAAGTTACAGGATGCTTTGCATGCAATGCAAATACAGGTAGATGAAGCAAATGCCAGAGCAGTTAAAGAGCGCGAGGCAGCACGGAAAGCCATTGAAGAAGCACCACCGGTTATTAAGGAGACTCCTGTTCTAGTTCAAGACACTGAAAAGATTAATTCTTTAACATCTGAAGTAAATAGTTTGAAG GAATCACTATTACTGGAAATAGGCGGTAAGGAAGAAGCCAGGAAAGCTCAGGCTGAAGCTGAAGCGAGAAATAAGGAACTAATTAAAAAGGTTGAGGATTCTGACCGTAAAGTGGAACAACTTCAAGAACTGATTCAGAG ATTGGAGGAAAAAATTTCCAATTCAGAGTCAGAAAACCAAGTTCTTCGCCAGCAAGCATTGGCTGTATCACCGACTGGAAAAGCTTTGACTGCAAGACCAAGGACAATGATAATTCAG AGGATACCAGAAAATGGGAATACTCCAAACGGGGAAGCAAAAATTGGATCA GATATGGTTCTTGCTGTATCAAACGTTCGTGAGCCTGAATCTGAGGGAAAACCACAAAAATCTCTCAATGAGAAGCAGCAG GAAAATCAGGACTTATTAATCAAGTGCATATCACAAGATTTGGGATTTTCTGGGGGCAAACCTATTGCTGCATGTGTCATATACAAATGCCTTTTGCACTGGAGGTCATTTGAAGTTGAAAGAACAAGTGTCTTTGACCGTATTATTCAAACAATAGCTTCAGCAGTTGAG GCCCAGGACAATACTGATGTATTGGCATATTGGTTGTCTAATACATCCACTTTGTTGTTGCTACTCCAACGCACCCTCAAAGCGAGTGGAGCAGCTAGCTTAACACCACAACGGCGAAGAACAGCATCATCATCTCTGTTTGGAAGAATGTCTCAA GGTCTAAGGGCATCTCCCCAAACTGCTGGGTTACCATTTCTAAATGGCCGAGGTCTGAGTAGACTAGATGATTTACGGCAAGTGGAAGCAAAATATCCAGCGCTGCTATTTAAGCAGCAGCTTACTGCCTTCCTTGAAAAAATATATGGAATGATAAGAGATAACCTTAAAAAGGAGATCTCTCCATTACTGGGACTCTGTATACAG GCCCCAAGGACCTCGCGTCAAAGTTTAGTGAAAGGACGTTCACATGCCAATGCAGTTGCTCAGCAAGCTTTAATAGCTCACTGGCAAAGTATTGTCAAAAGCTTAAACAATTCTCTAAAGATAATGAAAGCCAACTAC GCGCCTCCTTTCTTGGTCCgcaaagttttcactcaaatattttcattcatcaatGTTCAACTATTCAACAG TCTGTTGTTGCGTCGTGAGTGTTGTTCATTCAGCAACGGGGAGTATGTGAAGACAGGTTTGGCCGAATTAGAGCAGTGGTGTCTTGATGCTACAGAAGAG TATACTGGCTCGGCTTGGGAGGAACTGAAACATATCAGGCAGGCTGTTGGATTCTTG GTGATacatcaaaaacccaaaaagtCCTTGAATGAAATAACGAAGGAGCTTTGCCCT GTTCTCAGTATACAGCAGTTATACAGGATCAGTACCATGTATTGGGATGACAAGTACGGCACGCACAGTGTATCTACAGAC GTCATAACAAGCATGAGAGCTATGATGTCCGAGGACTCTAATAATGCTGTCAGCACTTCTTTCCTATTAGATGATGACTCGAG CATTCCATTCTCGGTGGATGACATTTCCAAATCTATGGAACCAGTTGAAGTAGCTGACATAGACCCTCCTCCGTTGATACGAGAGAACTCAGGCTTTGGGTTCTTGCTAGCACGCTCAGAGTGA
- the LOC107643455 gene encoding uncharacterized membrane protein C776.05 has translation MLDHEDHAEFTNGESPPNKLKRRFRDRSKEMLSKQAVKIAKQAEEHERFINKVTHLVGVLGFGGFCFLLGARPQDIPYVYCFFYVIFVPLRWIYYRFKKWHYYLLDFCYYANTIFLVDLLFYPRNEKLFMVCFSFAEGPLAWALIVWRCSLVFSSPDKIVSVLIHLLPGLVFFTIRWWNPAYFEAMHPEGTGRRITWPYVEDKSSLWTWLFLVPLVAYTLWQVLYFLIVNVLRRQRLLRDPEVMTSYRELSKKAQKANNIWWRLSGLLGDQNRLLMYILLQGIFTVATMALAVPIFLSYELHVVFQILKVSASVWNGGSFLLEVMPRQAILKEKKKTEVPPVPDQ, from the exons ATGTTGGATCACGAAGACCATGCAGAGTTTACGAACGGTGAATCACCTCCTAACAAGTTGAAACGGAGGTTCAGGGATAGATCTAAG GAGATGCTGTCCAAACAAGCCGTTAAGATCGCAAAACAAGCTGAAGAACACGAAAGGTTCATTAATAAG GTGACGCATCTTGTTGGTGTACTTGGATTTGGTGGATTTTGCTTCCTCTTAGGGGCGA GACCCCAAGATATTCCATATGTATATTGCTTTTTCTATGTCATCTTTGTTCCTCTTAGATGGATATACTATAGGTTCAAGAAATGGCATTACTATCTATTG GATTTCTGCTACTATGCCAATACAATTTTCTTGGTTGACCTCCTTTTTTATCCGAGGAACGAAAAGCTTTTCATGGTTTGCTTTTCTTTTGCTGAG GGGCCACTGGCATGGGCTTTGATTGTTTGGCGCTGCAGCTTGGTTTTCAGTTCCCCTGACAAAATTGTCAGTGTTCTTATCCATCTTTTACCTG GGTTAGTTTTCTTTACCATACGGTGGTGGAATCCTGCATACTTTGAAGCCATGCATCCAGAGGGAACTGGTCGAAGAATTACATGGCCTTATGTTGAAGATAAATCCTCTCTCTGGACATGGCTGTTTCTGGTGCCATTAGTAGCTTACACACTCTGGCAGGTTCTATACTTCCTCATAGTCAATGTCCTACGTCGGCAAAGGCTATTAAGAGATCCTGAAGTCATGACTTCCTATAG GGAGTTGTCTAAGAAGGCTCAGAAAGCGAACAATATATGGTGGCGGTTAAGTGGGTTGCTAGGCGATCAAAATCGCTTGTTGATGTACATTTTGCTTCAAGGCATATTTACTGTGGCAACAATGGCATTGGCTGTGCCAATATTCTTATCATACGAGTTGCATGTAGTTTTCCAAATACTAAAGGTTTCTGCATCAGTGTGGAATGGAGGATCCTTTCTGTTAGAAGTAATGCCTAGGCAGGCAATTctcaaggagaaaaagaaaacagAGGTGCCACCTGTTCCAGATCAATAA